The following nucleotide sequence is from Candidatus Dormiibacterota bacterium.
ACTAGTATGTATCGCCAGATCAGCGCGCTACAGCGCCGGCCGCAGCTGATTATAGGTACCCCCGGGCGCCTGAAGGACTTAAACCAACAGGGAGTACTGAAGCTAGCTGCCACCCATACCTTAGTGCTAGATGAAGCCGACCGTATGCTAGATATGGGCTTTATTAACGACATTCGCCACCTTATTCAGCAGCTGCCCGAGCAGCGCCAGACCCTCTTTTTTAGCGCTACTACCACCCCTCAGATAGACAGGCTTACCTGGGAATTCCTCAAGGACCCGGTAACTGTCAGCGTGCGGCAGGGTAATACCAGCCAGAACGTAGAGCAGAATGTGATCCACGCCAGCTCCAAGGAAGAGAAGATCCAGATCTTAAGTGAAATGCTGCAGAAGCCTGAATTCGAAAAGGTACTGGTATTTGGCGAAACCAAGTATGGCGTACAGAAGCTGGCCGATAAGCTCGACCAGCAAGGCATTCGCGCCCAGGCTATCCACGGCAATAAAAGCCAGCCCCAGCGCCAGCGGGCACTAGATGCCTTTAAGGGCAGCCGGGTACGAGTACTGGTAGCTACAGATGTAGCAGCTCGCGGCCTAGACATTAATAATGTCAGCCACGTGATTAACTTTGATACCCCCAACACCTACGACGATTACATTCACCGTATCGGCCGTACCGGCCGTGCCGGGAATAAGGGCCACGCCCTGACCTTCGTCTCTCGATAAACTTCTCTTGGCTGCACATTTCGGCGTTAGAGCCTGCGCGCTTCCTTTACCGTACTAATCTGTACGCTTTAGTCCAGTGCTCGGCTCTGCCTTGAACTGTATCATCCAATAGAAGTTTTGATATTTAATCCCTAACACCGGCACTCGAACGACCTCAAGCGAGGGAGCAGCCAGTAATCTGCTTGCGAGGACTGTTTGACCCGGCAGTAGCCGGGGAGTTCCGCAGCAACAGATAGTTGGTGCG
It contains:
- a CDS encoding DEAD/DEAH box helicase, whose protein sequence is MNNRAFLPARNKRRRFNTGHTNNSRGGGRKFSGTYIDPAKFINKAIMGAEQVNPEILHRFSDFAFSPELQGNITARKYETPTPIQDGAIAPALEGKDVIGLANTGTGKTAAFILPIIERLHAAGGRGSALIIAPTRELATQINDEFNAFAKGLRLYSALCVGGTSMYRQISALQRRPQLIIGTPGRLKDLNQQGVLKLAATHTLVLDEADRMLDMGFINDIRHLIQQLPEQRQTLFFSATTTPQIDRLTWEFLKDPVTVSVRQGNTSQNVEQNVIHASSKEEKIQILSEMLQKPEFEKVLVFGETKYGVQKLADKLDQQGIRAQAIHGNKSQPQRQRALDAFKGSRVRVLVATDVAARGLDINNVSHVINFDTPNTYDDYIHRIGRTGRAGNKGHALTFVSR